The Caulifigura coniformis genome includes a region encoding these proteins:
- a CDS encoding heavy-metal-associated domain-containing protein, with product MTVGLIVGLTGLPSNASDTAKSTVVTVGEMCGGCVKKITTRLEKVPGVAKIECDIPMKTVTVTPAAGKELKATTLWDAMAEISKTPKKMVSPAGTFTTRPKS from the coding sequence ATGACGGTCGGCCTGATCGTTGGTCTCACCGGTCTACCCAGCAACGCCTCGGATACGGCAAAGTCGACCGTAGTGACTGTTGGCGAGATGTGCGGCGGGTGCGTGAAGAAGATCACGACCCGGCTAGAGAAGGTGCCCGGAGTCGCCAAGATTGAATGCGACATCCCGATGAAAACGGTGACTGTCACGCCGGCCGCCGGTAAAGAACTAAAAGCAACAACTCTTTGGGATGCGATGGCGGAGATTAGCAAGACCCCCAAAAAGATGGTCAGTCCGGCTGGGACGTTTACAACCCGGCCCAAGAGCTAA
- a CDS encoding heavy metal translocating P-type ATPase: MEQVQFRVFGMDCAEEVTALRGALDSLNGVQNFGFDILNGKMTVDFDQSQITRDDIGKIAAQLTGLRLEQWNGEGPTGGDAGGWTRWGRTTMTVASGALLAAGFLAHTAIRGFSSAFRGGEEVALPPAVKLLYVVSAICGAWFVAPKAWHALRRCRPDVNLLMIVAVTGAVLIGEYLEAAMVAFLFAVSLALESWSIARARHAIAALMTLAPDTATQIDSAGQECTLPVADVMVGSRLIVRPGEKVPLDGKVIKGESTVNQAPITGESLPVAKAPGAVVFAGTINEEGALEIESTKPANDTTLSRIIRMVGDSQSQRSPSEQWVEKFASYYTPAIFATALAVMILPPLFSGIWGLWFYRGLVLLVIACPCALVISTPVSIVAALTSAAKAGVLVKGGPALEAPAHLKAVAIDKTGTLTIGQPGVRQVEALAGHDSEDVLRIAAAIERRSEHPLARAVLRAASARGIEPAAADDFQAIKGKGATAKVDGVEYWLGSHRMLDERRLDEGNLHERILQVENDGSSVIVLGTNTLILGWIALADSIRPEARAAVESIREAGVEHVIMLTGDNRGTGEAIGRLAAVDEVRTELLPEDKVAAIKELVAKYGHVAMVGDGVNDAPAMALASLGIAMGTVGTDAALETADVALMRDDLSMVGWLIHHSRRTLTIIRQNIYFSLGVKALFLLLTMFGRASLWAAIAADMGASLLVIFNGLRLLNSSPRAQL, encoded by the coding sequence ATGGAGCAAGTGCAATTTCGCGTGTTCGGAATGGACTGCGCTGAGGAGGTAACCGCGCTGCGGGGGGCGTTGGACTCACTCAATGGCGTGCAAAACTTCGGCTTCGACATTCTGAACGGCAAAATGACGGTCGACTTCGACCAGTCACAGATCACACGGGATGACATCGGAAAGATTGCCGCACAGCTGACCGGTTTGAGATTGGAACAATGGAACGGGGAAGGTCCGACGGGCGGCGATGCGGGAGGCTGGACACGCTGGGGTCGGACGACGATGACAGTCGCCAGCGGCGCATTGCTGGCAGCAGGTTTTCTCGCGCACACAGCCATTCGAGGTTTCTCATCGGCCTTTCGTGGCGGCGAAGAGGTGGCTTTGCCCCCGGCCGTGAAACTGCTTTATGTGGTCTCTGCCATCTGCGGAGCATGGTTCGTTGCGCCGAAGGCCTGGCACGCTCTTCGCCGCTGTCGGCCTGATGTCAACCTTCTGATGATCGTCGCCGTTACCGGTGCAGTTCTGATCGGCGAATACCTCGAAGCGGCAATGGTGGCCTTCTTGTTCGCCGTGTCGCTGGCACTGGAATCGTGGAGTATCGCCCGGGCGCGGCATGCCATTGCGGCGCTTATGACGCTCGCGCCGGACACCGCGACGCAGATTGATAGCGCGGGTCAAGAGTGCACTCTTCCGGTCGCGGACGTGATGGTCGGAAGCCGCCTCATCGTGCGCCCGGGGGAAAAAGTCCCGCTCGACGGAAAAGTCATCAAGGGAGAGTCGACAGTCAATCAGGCTCCCATTACCGGGGAGTCGCTGCCGGTCGCCAAGGCGCCGGGTGCCGTCGTCTTTGCAGGCACGATTAACGAGGAAGGCGCTCTGGAAATCGAATCGACGAAGCCGGCCAACGATACGACGCTTTCGCGAATCATCCGAATGGTAGGCGATTCCCAAAGCCAGCGTTCACCAAGCGAGCAGTGGGTTGAGAAGTTTGCGAGCTATTACACACCTGCGATTTTCGCGACTGCTCTAGCGGTGATGATTCTTCCGCCGCTCTTCAGCGGGATCTGGGGACTGTGGTTTTACCGCGGACTAGTTCTGCTAGTCATTGCGTGCCCTTGTGCGCTCGTCATTTCGACACCGGTGAGCATCGTCGCCGCATTGACATCGGCGGCGAAGGCTGGAGTGCTGGTAAAGGGTGGGCCGGCACTCGAAGCACCGGCTCACCTGAAAGCGGTGGCCATCGACAAGACGGGAACGTTGACGATCGGACAGCCCGGCGTGCGGCAAGTCGAGGCCCTCGCCGGCCATGATTCGGAAGACGTGTTACGGATTGCGGCAGCGATTGAGCGACGCTCCGAGCACCCGCTGGCGCGAGCGGTGCTTAGGGCGGCGTCTGCACGGGGCATCGAGCCCGCCGCAGCCGACGACTTCCAAGCCATCAAAGGGAAAGGCGCCACAGCCAAGGTCGACGGAGTGGAGTACTGGCTGGGATCGCATCGGATGCTGGATGAACGACGGCTTGATGAAGGGAATCTGCACGAGCGAATTCTTCAAGTCGAGAACGACGGCTCCAGTGTCATTGTTCTCGGCACGAACACTCTAATCCTGGGTTGGATTGCACTGGCCGATTCGATTCGCCCGGAAGCTCGCGCGGCAGTCGAGTCGATTCGTGAGGCCGGAGTCGAGCATGTCATTATGCTAACGGGCGACAACCGGGGAACTGGCGAAGCGATCGGGCGGCTCGCGGCCGTCGACGAGGTGCGGACCGAGTTACTGCCCGAGGATAAGGTGGCCGCCATTAAGGAACTTGTCGCGAAATATGGACATGTCGCGATGGTTGGTGACGGCGTCAACGATGCCCCGGCGATGGCGCTGGCGAGCCTGGGGATCGCTATGGGAACTGTCGGCACAGACGCGGCACTGGAGACGGCGGACGTGGCTTTGATGCGAGACGACTTGTCGATGGTGGGCTGGCTGATCCACCACTCTCGAAGAACGCTGACGATCATCCGTCAGAACATCTATTTCTCACTCGGGGTCAAAGCGCTGTTTTTGCTGCTCACCATGTTCGGGCGCGCTTCCCTGTGGGCTGCGATCGCCGCCGACATGGGGGCATCGCTGCTCGTAATCTTCAATGGCCTGCGATTACTCAACTCAAGTCCGCGTGCGCAATTGTAA